Proteins found in one Aquibium microcysteis genomic segment:
- a CDS encoding uroporphyrinogen-III synthase: MNLLLTRPKAQAAAMSEVLERRGHSVHLAPLLQVDPLPFDGRTLGTASAIILTSANAVPALEGLDPGIRVFAVGPDTASAARAAGLSNIVAASGTAGSLLEMVRHHWRPEYGPLAYPSGRHVSVDVAGALAAQGYSCGRVEVYATSQARQLPEEAKNLLRRGQIDAVLFMSVRTADAFCGLVASTGNSEVCRRARSLSLSDKIATRLGQLPWIESLTAASPTREGILRAVDGLETGHGAEGFRPLPR, translated from the coding sequence TTGAACCTGCTGCTCACCCGTCCCAAGGCGCAGGCTGCCGCCATGTCGGAGGTTCTGGAGCGAAGAGGGCACAGTGTCCATCTCGCGCCTCTGCTGCAGGTGGATCCCCTGCCATTCGACGGCAGGACCCTCGGGACAGCCTCGGCGATCATCCTCACCTCCGCCAACGCGGTGCCTGCGCTCGAGGGTCTGGATCCGGGGATCCGGGTTTTCGCGGTAGGTCCCGACACGGCATCGGCCGCGAGGGCTGCGGGCCTGTCGAACATCGTGGCCGCTTCCGGCACGGCTGGAAGCCTGCTCGAAATGGTCAGGCACCACTGGCGGCCGGAGTATGGGCCGTTGGCATATCCCAGCGGCCGCCATGTCTCGGTGGATGTCGCGGGAGCGCTTGCGGCGCAGGGCTACAGCTGCGGGCGGGTGGAAGTCTACGCTACCTCCCAGGCCCGGCAGCTGCCCGAGGAAGCGAAGAACCTCCTGCGACGCGGACAGATCGACGCCGTGCTGTTCATGTCGGTGCGGACAGCGGATGCATTCTGCGGACTGGTCGCGTCGACGGGCAATTCCGAAGTCTGCAGGAGGGCGAGGTCCCTGTCGCTGTCGGACAAGATCGCCACTCGGCTGGGGCAGCTGCCGTGGATCGAGTCCCTCACGGCCGCCTCGCCGACAAGGGAAGGAATCCTTCGCGCGGTCGACGGGCTGGAGACGGGTCACGGCGCAGAAGGATTCCGGCCTTTACCCCGCTGA
- the alr gene encoding alanine racemase, producing MSAAALRAGAILTVDLDAVVANWRLLSKLAEGAECAAVVKADAYGLGAGRVGVALQAAGCRTFFVAHLEEGLELRKAIGFSSRVFVLNGTPAGTESEFLNSVLIPVVNTAGELAAWRDHAREKGRSMPVALQLDTGMSRLGLSHGDVAELAGEPMGLSGLSVELVMSHLACADAPAHPANGRQRRAFAKLRTVLPRRAASSLANSAGILLGPEFRFDLVRPGAALYGINPVPDGSNPFRQAVTLSTRVIQIREVPAGTSVGYGHARTVERQSRLATLSLGYADGWPRAANMSAFYKGQALLFAGRVSMDSIVVDATDCAKAPREGEFVSLMCREQTVDDVARAAGTIGYEILTRLGRRFARDYGRHAALAA from the coding sequence ATGAGCGCCGCGGCCCTGCGCGCGGGTGCGATCCTGACGGTGGACCTCGATGCGGTCGTTGCGAACTGGCGGCTGCTGTCGAAGCTGGCGGAGGGCGCCGAATGCGCCGCCGTGGTCAAGGCGGACGCCTACGGCCTCGGCGCGGGGCGGGTCGGCGTCGCCCTTCAGGCGGCGGGTTGCAGGACCTTCTTCGTCGCCCATCTCGAGGAAGGACTCGAACTCCGGAAGGCGATCGGCTTCAGTTCGCGTGTCTTCGTCCTGAACGGCACTCCTGCGGGTACCGAAAGCGAGTTCCTCAACTCGGTCCTGATCCCGGTCGTCAACACGGCGGGAGAACTCGCCGCCTGGCGCGATCATGCCCGGGAGAAGGGACGCAGCATGCCTGTCGCCCTCCAACTCGACACTGGCATGTCGCGCCTCGGGCTGTCGCACGGCGACGTGGCCGAGCTGGCGGGGGAGCCGATGGGCCTTAGCGGCCTCTCCGTCGAGCTGGTCATGAGCCATCTCGCCTGTGCCGACGCGCCGGCGCACCCTGCCAACGGACGGCAGCGGCGCGCGTTCGCCAAGCTCCGGACTGTTCTGCCCAGGCGGGCGGCATCTTCGCTCGCGAACTCCGCCGGAATTCTCCTGGGGCCGGAATTCCGCTTCGACCTGGTTCGGCCGGGAGCGGCGCTCTACGGGATCAACCCGGTCCCAGATGGTTCGAACCCCTTCAGGCAGGCCGTTACGCTATCGACGCGTGTGATTCAGATCCGCGAGGTCCCAGCCGGGACAAGCGTCGGCTATGGCCACGCGCGGACTGTGGAAAGGCAAAGCCGTCTCGCGACGCTTTCGCTCGGCTACGCGGACGGCTGGCCACGCGCCGCGAACATGTCCGCCTTCTACAAGGGTCAGGCACTGCTCTTCGCGGGGCGCGTATCGATGGACAGCATCGTCGTCGATGCGACCGACTGCGCCAAGGCCCCTCGCGAAGGCGAGTTCGTAAGTCTCATGTGTCGAGAACAGACCGTGGACGATGTCGCCCGTGCCGCCGGCACGATCGGCTATGAGATCCTCACCCGGCTCGGCCGACGCTTCGCTCGAGACTACGGTCGCCACGCAGCGCTCGCTGCCTGA
- a CDS encoding Glu/Leu/Phe/Val family dehydrogenase — MAEHTLLDDALIRLDEAAAHLSIDPDVIEKLKYARETTKVRLMIRMDDGSRKSFLAWRCRYDDTRGPTKGGIRFHPASTAEEVETLAFWMTFKCAVMNLPYGGGKGAVQVDPRTLSKAELERLSRAYIQAFARIIGPDRDIPAPDVYTNSMIMGWMADEYAQIVGQHQPAVITGKPIALGGSLGRSDATARGGYYLVRHLTSDLQLDETMRVAIQGFGNAGQHIARLLAADGHKIVAVSDSEGAVFSAAGLHVDLLIDAKANGRSVSSTAGTGGHERAGPDELLAAECDLLVPAALENMIHEGNAGTVKAKLVLELANGPLTAEADEILQANGTVVLPDILANAGGVTVSYFEWVQNRQGFYWPVEEIHERLRTIMEREGREVWNVSRSKQVTMRTAAYVHALGRLAEAIEAHGTQSFFTS, encoded by the coding sequence ATGGCTGAACACACCCTGCTCGATGACGCGCTGATCCGCCTCGACGAAGCCGCGGCTCACCTGAGCATCGATCCCGACGTGATCGAGAAGCTGAAATACGCCCGCGAGACCACCAAGGTCAGGCTGATGATCCGCATGGACGACGGATCGCGGAAATCGTTTTTGGCGTGGCGCTGCCGCTACGACGACACACGCGGACCGACGAAGGGCGGCATCCGCTTCCACCCGGCTTCGACCGCAGAGGAAGTCGAGACGCTCGCTTTCTGGATGACGTTCAAGTGCGCGGTGATGAACCTGCCCTATGGTGGCGGCAAGGGGGCCGTCCAGGTGGATCCGCGAACTCTGTCCAAGGCGGAGCTCGAGAGGCTTTCCCGCGCGTACATCCAGGCGTTCGCACGCATCATCGGACCCGACCGGGACATACCCGCGCCGGACGTCTACACGAACTCCATGATCATGGGCTGGATGGCCGATGAGTACGCGCAGATCGTCGGCCAGCACCAGCCTGCGGTTATCACCGGGAAGCCGATCGCGCTCGGCGGCTCCCTGGGACGCAGCGACGCCACCGCGCGAGGCGGCTACTATCTCGTGAGACATCTGACATCGGACCTGCAACTCGACGAGACGATGCGGGTGGCGATCCAGGGCTTCGGCAACGCAGGGCAGCATATCGCGCGGCTGCTTGCCGCGGACGGCCACAAGATCGTCGCCGTATCGGACTCCGAGGGAGCGGTCTTCTCCGCAGCGGGCCTGCATGTCGACCTGCTCATCGACGCAAAGGCCAACGGAAGATCCGTTTCCAGCACCGCCGGAACCGGCGGCCACGAGCGGGCGGGGCCGGACGAGCTTCTTGCGGCCGAGTGTGACCTGCTCGTTCCCGCGGCATTGGAGAACATGATCCACGAGGGAAACGCCGGAACGGTCAAGGCGAAGCTCGTGCTTGAACTCGCCAACGGCCCCCTCACGGCGGAAGCGGACGAAATCCTGCAGGCAAACGGAACCGTCGTGCTTCCCGACATCCTGGCGAACGCAGGAGGGGTCACCGTCTCCTACTTCGAATGGGTCCAGAACCGACAGGGCTTCTACTGGCCAGTCGAGGAAATCCACGAGCGGCTGCGGACGATCATGGAACGCGAAGGACGCGAGGTCTGGAACGTCAGCAGGAGCAAACAGGTTACGATGCGCACCGCGGCCTATGTCCACGCGCTCGGCCGTCTCGCCGAGGCGATCGAGGCTCACGGCACCCAGAGCTTCTTCACCAGCTGA
- a CDS encoding saccharopine dehydrogenase family protein, translating into MKKHALIIGAGGVAKVVAHKCAQNNHILGDIHIASRTLEKCEAIIASIREKNVLNAEGKLEAHQLDALDTAATEDLIRRTGAQIVINVGSAFVNMSVLSACIATGAAYIDTAIHEDPAKVCEAPPWYENYEWKRREECAAANVTAVLGAGFDPGVVNAYARLAKDDYFDLIDSLDIIDINAGSHGRYFATNFDPEINFREFTGQVWSWQEEKWTSNRMFEVGQEWELPVVGRQKAYLTGHDEVHSLSQLLDIPNVRFWMGFGDHYINVFNVLKNLGLLSEKPVTTAEGVDVVPLKVVKAVLPDPSSLADGYTGKTCIGTLAKGVKDGREREIFIYNVADHEEACEEVGSQGISYTAGVPAVAAAILVATGRWDVGRMANVEELPPRPFLGLLGQLGLSTHLSEGCDDRILLFP; encoded by the coding sequence ATGAAAAAGCATGCCCTGATTATCGGCGCGGGCGGCGTAGCGAAGGTCGTCGCGCACAAATGCGCGCAGAACAACCACATCCTCGGCGACATCCACATCGCCTCCCGGACCTTGGAAAAGTGCGAGGCGATCATCGCGTCGATCCGCGAAAAGAACGTGCTGAACGCCGAGGGCAAACTGGAGGCCCACCAGCTGGACGCGCTCGATACCGCAGCCACCGAAGACCTGATCCGGCGAACAGGCGCGCAGATCGTCATCAATGTCGGCTCGGCATTCGTGAACATGTCCGTGCTCTCGGCCTGCATCGCGACAGGCGCCGCCTACATCGATACCGCGATCCACGAAGACCCCGCCAAGGTGTGCGAGGCCCCGCCCTGGTACGAGAACTACGAGTGGAAGCGCCGCGAGGAATGCGCCGCAGCCAACGTGACCGCCGTCCTCGGTGCAGGTTTCGATCCAGGTGTCGTGAACGCCTACGCGCGGCTCGCGAAGGACGACTATTTCGACCTGATCGACTCGCTCGACATCATCGACATCAACGCCGGCAGCCACGGGAGGTACTTCGCCACGAACTTCGACCCGGAGATCAATTTCCGGGAGTTCACCGGGCAGGTCTGGTCATGGCAGGAGGAGAAGTGGACCTCCAACCGGATGTTCGAGGTCGGGCAGGAGTGGGAACTTCCCGTGGTCGGGCGGCAGAAGGCTTACCTGACCGGGCATGACGAAGTGCATTCCCTGTCGCAGTTGCTTGACATCCCGAACGTCCGCTTCTGGATGGGCTTCGGCGATCACTACATCAACGTCTTCAATGTCCTGAAGAACCTGGGTCTACTGTCCGAAAAGCCCGTCACCACGGCGGAGGGCGTCGATGTCGTTCCGCTCAAGGTGGTGAAGGCGGTGCTTCCGGACCCGTCGTCACTGGCTGACGGCTACACGGGCAAGACGTGCATCGGCACCCTTGCAAAAGGCGTGAAGGACGGCCGCGAGCGCGAGATTTTCATCTACAACGTCGCCGATCACGAGGAGGCCTGCGAAGAGGTCGGGAGCCAGGGCATCTCGTACACGGCAGGTGTGCCGGCCGTGGCCGCGGCAATCCTGGTCGCCACTGGCCGTTGGGACGTGGGCAGGATGGCGAACGTGGAAGAGCTGCCGCCGCGACCCTTCCTCGGGCTGCTGGGCCAGCTCGGACTGTCCACGCATCTCAGCGAGGGATGCGACGATCGGATCCTGCTGTTCCCATGA